The genomic DNA ACCAGCAGGCCGGAGGCTTCGAGGTCGGCAAGAATCTGCTTGCGCGCGTCGTAGCGGTCCAGACCGCGGTATTTCTCCGGCGCGTTGTCGTTGACCTTCGCGTCCAGCGTGAAGATATCGATCGGTGCAAGGTTGTGACGCTGGCCGATCGCGTAGTCGTTGAAGTCGTGCGCGGGCGTGATCTTGACGCAACCGGTGCCGAACTCGCGTTCGACATAGTCGTCGGCGATCACCGGGATCTCACGGCCGGACAGCGGCAGGTGCAACATCTTGCCGACCAGATGCGCATAGCGCTCGTCTTCCGGATGCACGGCCACGGCGACGTCGCCGAGCATGGTCTCCGGGCGCGTGGTGGCTACCACGACGCTATCGCTGCCATCGGCGGTGAGATAGCGGATCGACCACAGGTGGCCGTCGCGCTCGACGTTGTTCACCTCAAGGTCGGACACCGCCGTCTGCAATGCCGGGTCCCAGTTCACCAGGCGGTTGCCGCGGTAGATCAGGCCCGCGCGATACCACTCGACGAACACCTTGCGCACGGCGTCGGACAGGCCCTCGTCCATGGTGAAGCGCTCACGCGACCAGTCGGCGGCCACGCCCAGGCGGCGCATCTGATTGGTGATGGTGGAGCCCGACTCTTCCTTCCACTGCCACACGCGCTCGACGAACGGCTCGCGACCCAGGTCGTGGCGGGTTTGACCCGCGGCGGCGAGCTGGTTCTCGACGATCTTCTGGGTGGCGATGCCGGCATGGTCCGTACCCACCTGCCACAGCGTGTTGAAGCCGCGCATGTTGTGGTAGCGGATCAGCATGTCCATCACGGTCTGCTGGAAGGCATGGCCCATATGCAGCGTGCCGGTCACGTTCGGCGGCGGCAGCAGGATGCTGTACGGCGTGCCCTTGCCCGACGGCTTGAAGTCGCCGCTGGCTTCCCACCGGGCATACCACCTGGACTCGATCTGGCTGGGCTCGAAACTCTTTTCCATCGGGGACTCGCGTTGGCGCGCCGGGGCGCGCTGGATAGGGGCTAAGCCCTCTATTGTAAGGGGTGGGGTGGGGTGTGCCAAAACCGGGCCGCCGGGCGCCTTCTAGCGCCCAAATTGGCGCTGTTGGGCGCGGCATACGCTCAGGACTACCGCCAGGAAAAGGGCCAGCGCGAACAGGCAGAGCAGGCCGTGCGCGGTGTCCATCTGGAGATAGAGGCGTTGCTGTTCCAGCGTGGCGTCGACGTAAATGCAAAACGTCAAATACACGGCGAGGAGGCGAGCTACCCACATCGGCCACCAGGCCCACAACAGGATTGGTGAGCTTCGGTGAGCCCACCCGTGCACATCAATACTCGCTCGCCACAGCCGGCTCATATAGAGCGCCGGCAGCACGAGATTGGCCAGAGGCACAAAATACCAGCCCACTGCCCAGCTTGGCCGGCCCACCTCTTGAGCCGCATTGGCGTTGACGTTCTGCATGGCTCGATAGATCCAACATGCCGTCAGCATGTATAGCAGGAGCTGCAATGGCAGATGCATGCTTTCTGGCCAGTACTTCAGCGCGTACGCAAGCCCGGTGGGACCCATGGGGGCTGAAACGAAATCCGGTGTCACCGGAGACGAGTGTACGATCGGTGGCGAGAGTTCCGGTAAAGCCTTCAAGTCTGCGCGGATGTGTACCAGTAACGAGGCAGCATCCGCCAACGCACCGGCCGCGATCAAGCCAGCGAGTGGCCACAGCGACCTCCATCGAGGCCTGCTCAAGGCTGCATGCTCGAGAGGCTCAGCATTGTTGCCCGATATCGCCATGGAGGCCTGCAGGAGTGACGAGCTGTGAGGCAACCGTAGGTAGCGGCTAACACCGCTCTACCCCGCATCACCGAACCGGCGCGAGGCCGGGGTTCGACGATCATGCATGGCAAGTTCGATACGCACAAGCTGCCCATGCAACAGTCGACACTAGGCTCCGAACTGTCGCCGTTGGGCCTGGGTAACGCGCAGGACCACGATAACGGACAAGACTAGGGCGAGAAGGGAAATCAGATCGTGCTCGATGAGCCGCTTTTCGAATCGAATGTGATATTCGATCGAGTTGCCGAGGAATATCGAGAGCTTGATGCTGAGCACGCTTGCCAGCCACACCATCCACCATATCGGTAACAGTAGAGGTGTGCTTCGCTGTTTCCAGTCATGTATGTCGATGCTGGCTCGCCAAAGCCGATCCAGGAAAAAAATGGAAGAGATCAGATTGACCGCAGGAATCAGGCACCAGATTGCCGCTCGTGCAGGCTTGCCGATACTGCTGGCATATCTAGCGTTGAGGTTTTCGATACCTTGATAGAGCCAGCACGCGGCCAGGATGTATAGCAGTACCTGGAGTGGGTAATGCATGTTTTGCAGCAAATGATCTAGCCAGTATTGGAAGCCCATGGGCCGCATGGATTCCGCATTGCTCGTACCACCGGATGAGGGTGAAGCCACAATGATCGGCTGAAGCATCCGATGGATGTCTTTCGTCCTGGCGACAATATCGGCTATCAACGAGGTGATATCGACCACTGCACTGATGCCAAACAAACCAGCAAGTATCGATAGCGAAGCCCATCGAGGCGGTAAGGCCCCGGCCTTGTGCCGATGGTCAGCAAGAACTCCATCATCCCCTGACATCGCGATCGCTCCTTGAATGGGAGGGCTATGTCGGGAAAGTATCACGCCACCTCAGCCCGCAATCTTTGTAGGAGCGACTTCAGTCGCGACAAGCCTTGACGTAGCCGCCGGTCGCGACTGAAGCCGCTCCTACAAACCAGGTGGCTTTTCAGGGAAAGAGGGCACACTCCTGGCGAGCCGTGAGGGCGGCTCGCCAGGGGCGCTTGGCTTCAGGATGCCTGCTGGGTTGCCGGCATGCCGAAGGCGGGTGGTCGGTCGGTGAGGGCCGAGCCGAACGAGGGGTTGGGCTTGTCGCCCATCTGGAACGAGAGCGTGCCGCCGGCGGTCAGCTCGGCGTGGCTGATCCAGCTCTTTGTCCACGGCTTGCCGTTCCAGGTGACCGACTGGATATACGGCTTGCCGGGGCCATTGCCCTGCGTCTGCACGATCAGGCTCTTGTTGCCACCAAGCTGCACTTCGGCGCGATCGAGCAAGGGACTGCCGAAAACGTAGTTGGTGCTGACCGGATCGACCGCATAAAGCCCGAGCGCGCTCATCACGTACCACGCGCTCATCTGGCCGCAATCCTCGTTGCCGGGCAGGCCATCGGGTGCGGGCAGATACATGGTTTCCAGCAGCATGCGCACACGCGCCTGCGTCTTGTGATGCGCGCCGCTGTACGCGTAGAGATAGGGCACGTGATGTGCCGGCTCGTTGCCGAAGGCGTACTGGCCGACCATGCCGGCGATATCCGGCGGCGCATCGTCGGGCAGTTCGGACGATGCCGCAAACAAGGCATCCAGCTTCTGCTCGAACGCCTTGGCGCCGCCGAACAGTTCCATATACGCGTAAACGTCGTGCTGATTGAGGAAGGTCGCCTGCCAGGCATTCGACTCGGTGAAGTCGCGCCACTTCTTCGAATGCCCCATCGCACGCGGATCGAACGGCTCCAGCCACTTGCCGTCGCTACCGCGCGGACGCACGAAGTTCTTTGTCTTGTCGAACACATTGCGATAGTTGCGCGACCGCTCGCGCAACGCCTTGGCGTCACCATGTTCGCCCACCGCATCGGCCATATGCGCCATGACCCAGTCGTCATAGGCGTACTCGAGCGTTTTGCTGACCGCTTCGTTTTGCAGATCGCTGGGGATGTAGCCGCGCTTGCGGTATTCGGCCAAGCCGAAATAGTCGTCGTCCATCGCGCGCTTGCGATAGATCGGCCAGGCCTTGGCGTAGTCGATGCCAGTAAAGCCCTTGGCCTGCGCTTCGGCGATCACGACCGCCGAGTGATAGCCGATCATGCACACCGTCTCGATACCCTGCAGCGGCCATACCGGCGGCCCGGCGGGGCTCTCGGCAGCCATGCGTACGAGTCCGTTGACCAGATCGGGCACACGATCGGGCTGGAACAAGGTCAGCAGCGGATGCTCGGCGCGATACGTATCCCACAGCGAATACGTGCTGTAGTTGTGCTGGCCGGCCGGAAGCTGGTGCACCTGCATGTCCATGCCGCGATAGCGGCCGTCGGTATCACTGAACAGCGTCGGTGCGACCATGGTGTGATAAAGCGCGCTGTAGAACGTGCGCTTGATATCGTCCGATGGCGTGTCGATACGAATGCGGCTCAGCTCTCGCTCCCAGGCTTCCTGGGCGTCGTTGCGCACACCATCGAAATCCCAGGCGGGAATTTCCGCGGCGAGGTTGCGCAGTGCGCCTTCGACGTCGACGCCGGAGATGCCGACCTTGACCAGCAAAGGCGCGCTATCGGCCTTGTCGAAAAACAGCGCGGCCTTGAGGTCGATGCCCTTGGCCTGCGCGCTGCCGCTGGGCAGCGGCGCATCGTTCGAATACAGCGTCGAGCGATTGAACGGGCGCGATACTTTCAGCGCGAAATAGATATGCCGCCCATTGGCCCACTGATGCACCACGCGCGAACCGACCAGCGTGTCGTTGCCGATCAGTTTGAGCTCGGCATCGGTCACCTTGGTCGGTGTTTTCGGATCGTCGTGGAAACCATGCGCGAGATCGATCAGCAGATGTGCTTCGCCGCTGTCCTGGAACGTGTAGCGATGGATGCCGGCGCGCTCGGTGGCGGTGAGTTCCGCCAATACCTTGGTATCGGTCAACTGCACGCTGTAGTAGCCAGGGTGCGCCTGCTCCTGCGTGTAGCGCGAGCGATAGCCTTTCAGGTGCGTCTTGTAACCCTTCGGCTCGGTCTTGCCGGGCCGTACGCCGTCGAAACGCGAGTGATAGTTCACGCCGTCGTACTGGCGATCACCGGGCTGCAGGCGGACCTCGCCGATGGCCGGCACGACGAGCACGTCGAGCATGTCGGCGGCACCGGTGCCGCTCAGATGGGTATGCGAGAAGCCCATGATCGATCCGTCGCCCTGGTGATAGCCGGAGCTGCCGTCCCATTGCGAGTCGTTGGTGTCGGGGCTCAACTGCATCATGCCGAAGGGCATCGTCGGGCCGGGATACGTGTGGCCATGGCCGCCGGTGCCGACAAAGACGTCCACGTGGCGCGACACGCGATCGGTGGGGACATTCCTGCCTCGCGTGACAGGCATCGCAAAGGCAGGGAGCGCGCCAAGCTGGCTGCCCAGGACAGTGAGGGAGGCCATGCCTTGCAAGAACCGGCGACGCGTCAACATGTGTTTGTACTCCTCAACGATTTAAGCCTGCCGCAGGACGGCGGGATGATGTTCGGCCAGTTGCACGATCAGTTCGCCGAACAAGGTGTTAGCCCAGGCGAACCATGCACGGGTGAAGTTGCCGGGGTCGTCCTGGTCGAAACTTTCGTGCATGAAGCCGGTGCCGGCGTGGGTGCTTTTCAGCCAGCCCACGCATTGCCCGATCTCGCTTTCGTCGGCGCTGGTCAGCGCGCGCATCATGATCGACATCGGCCAGATCATGCGCAGCCCTTCATGCGGTCCGCCGATGCCGGAGGCAGCCTTGCCTTCGAAGAAATACGGATTGCGCGCACTCCACACGGCCGCGCGTGTGCGCTGGTACCGGGCGTCGTCGCGCTTGCAGCTTTCCAGATACGGCAGGGCGAGCAGGCTCGGTACGTTGGCGTCGTCCATGAACAGCTGATTGCCGTAACCGTCGACCTCGTAAGCCCAGCAATCGCCCTGTTCGCCACGGATCACGCCATAGGTTTCCACCGCGTGTTGTATTTCATCGGCCAAGGCTTCGCATTCGCCGGCAGTGTCATGGTCGTTGCGTAGCGCGCGCAACATCTCGGCCATCCGATGCAGCGTCGTGACTGCGAACAGGTTGCCGGGGATATTGAACGGATACAGGCAGGCGTCGTCCGACGGCCGGAACATGGCGTGGATCATGCCCACCAGTTTGGTGGGGTTGCCATAGCCGTGCAGGAACTGCGTCTCGGTCGGATTGGGAGATGTGCGCTGGAACTGATAAGGGCCGTTGCCCTGCTTGCGCTGCTGTTCCTTGAACGTCGCCAGCACCTTGCGCATCGACGCGTGCCAGTCGTCGTCGAACGGCGTAAGGTCGCCGGTCGCCTGCCAATAGCCGTGCGCAAGGCGCACCGGATAGCACAGCGAGTCGATTTCCCATTTGCGCTCGGCGACGCCGGGACGCATGTCGGTGACGTCGTGCTGCGCCCAATCCAGGTTGCTCTTCGCTTGCGGGTCGGGCATGAAGGCATTGGCGTAGGGATCGATCGAGATGCATAGCGTATGGCGGTGGATCAAGCCGCGGAACAGACGCTGCAGGGCAGGGTCGTGTTTGGCCAGCTGCACATACGGCCAGACCTGCGCGGACGAGTCGCGCATCCACATCGCATCGATATCGCCGGTGACCACGAAGGTGTCGGGCTTGCCGCGCAGTGTGCCGACTTCCACCGTGGTATCGAGCGTGTTCGGAAAGCAGTTCTCGAACATCCAGGCCAGTTCGGGATCGCCGATGCGCGACTTGGTCCTGGCGATCAACTGCTCGACCGCCGGACTGGTGAACTTGCGCTTTGCCAGTGGCGGGCGATGGCTGGTGAACGTCTTGCCGCTCTTGGCGGTAAACGCGAATGCGTTACCGCCGAGCGTAGCCATCGCCGGGGCCAGCGCCATCCACTTCAGCAGATTGCGGCGCGATGTCATCATGGTTTGGTCTCCGCCGCCGCCGGCTGCACCGCATCCACCAGCGAGGTCAGCTTGAGTGCGGCCTGCAGGCTGGCAAGGTCGGCCTTGCTCTCGATCGCGATATCCACGTGCTCGCCGGGCAACAGATCGAAAGCGTTTTCCGATAGCTGCGCGTCGATGGCGCCCAGATCGACCCACACGGCACGGGCCAGTCGCTTGGTGCTGATACGCAATACATGGCCATCATCGAGCCACTCGGCTTGCAGCTCCGGCCGCGACGGCAAGGTCAAGCTTTTCGCCACACCGAAATAAAGCAGATGACGGGCAACCGGCTTGCCTTGTTCGAGCAGCTCGAACGAAGCGACCGTGCGCTTCGGATCGGCACCGTGCAGCCACTCCTTATCCGTCAGCGTGCCAGCCGGCGTGCTGCTCAATGCATCGGCTTTGATGGGCTTGGTGCTCTCATGCAGGAGCTTGCCGTCCATGTCATACAGGCGTGTGCGCAGTTGCGCGGCAAATGGCTCCGTGCGATCGGAGACGACAAAGACATTTGTCGTACCGTCGCGGCGGATTGGCACCACATCGACCGGTGCATAGAAACGCTTGGCGTGAAACTGAAGGGCCTTCCAGCGGCCGTAGTAGTCGACGCTCGACCAGGACGGGCCCGGCCACACATCGTTGAGCTGCCAGTAGAGCGACCCCATGCTCTGCGGACGCGCGCTGCGCAGATGTTCGGCGGCCAGTTCGATGCCTTCGGCCTGCATCACCTGGCTCAGGTAGACGAACGAAGCGAAATCCTTCGGCTCGCCGTAGTTGTCGCGGATATACAGCAAGGCGCGGTCGTTGCCGTTGCCGTTGGCAAACTTCTGGTGCGCACGCATTACCGTTGAATTCGGCGAGCGATCCTCCGGCTGGGTGAAGCTGTCGATCGTCGCCATCACCGGGAATGACTGCAGGCCGTATTCGGACTGGAAACGCGGCGTGGTCTCCAGGTATTTCTCGATCGGCTTGGAACCCGACCACACGTCCCAGTAGTGGTAATCGCCATCGGTCAGGACGTTGGCGGGGCCCTCGTAATCGGTGCTGGGCGAGCTGGCCCAGTAGGGCACTTCCGGCGCGA from Dyella sp. GSA-30 includes the following:
- a CDS encoding DUF4328 domain-containing protein; translated protein: MQNVNANAAQEVGRPSWAVGWYFVPLANLVLPALYMSRLWRASIDVHGWAHRSSPILLWAWWPMWVARLLAVYLTFCIYVDATLEQQRLYLQMDTAHGLLCLFALALFLAVVLSVCRAQQRQFGR
- a CDS encoding glycoside hydrolase family 125 protein, with the protein product MTSRRNLLKWMALAPAMATLGGNAFAFTAKSGKTFTSHRPPLAKRKFTSPAVEQLIARTKSRIGDPELAWMFENCFPNTLDTTVEVGTLRGKPDTFVVTGDIDAMWMRDSSAQVWPYVQLAKHDPALQRLFRGLIHRHTLCISIDPYANAFMPDPQAKSNLDWAQHDVTDMRPGVAERKWEIDSLCYPVRLAHGYWQATGDLTPFDDDWHASMRKVLATFKEQQRKQGNGPYQFQRTSPNPTETQFLHGYGNPTKLVGMIHAMFRPSDDACLYPFNIPGNLFAVTTLHRMAEMLRALRNDHDTAGECEALADEIQHAVETYGVIRGEQGDCWAYEVDGYGNQLFMDDANVPSLLALPYLESCKRDDARYQRTRAAVWSARNPYFFEGKAASGIGGPHEGLRMIWPMSIMMRALTSADESEIGQCVGWLKSTHAGTGFMHESFDQDDPGNFTRAWFAWANTLFGELIVQLAEHHPAVLRQA
- a CDS encoding GH92 family glycosyl hydrolase — translated: MLTRRRFLQGMASLTVLGSQLGALPAFAMPVTRGRNVPTDRVSRHVDVFVGTGGHGHTYPGPTMPFGMMQLSPDTNDSQWDGSSGYHQGDGSIMGFSHTHLSGTGAADMLDVLVVPAIGEVRLQPGDRQYDGVNYHSRFDGVRPGKTEPKGYKTHLKGYRSRYTQEQAHPGYYSVQLTDTKVLAELTATERAGIHRYTFQDSGEAHLLIDLAHGFHDDPKTPTKVTDAELKLIGNDTLVGSRVVHQWANGRHIYFALKVSRPFNRSTLYSNDAPLPSGSAQAKGIDLKAALFFDKADSAPLLVKVGISGVDVEGALRNLAAEIPAWDFDGVRNDAQEAWERELSRIRIDTPSDDIKRTFYSALYHTMVAPTLFSDTDGRYRGMDMQVHQLPAGQHNYSTYSLWDTYRAEHPLLTLFQPDRVPDLVNGLVRMAAESPAGPPVWPLQGIETVCMIGYHSAVVIAEAQAKGFTGIDYAKAWPIYRKRAMDDDYFGLAEYRKRGYIPSDLQNEAVSKTLEYAYDDWVMAHMADAVGEHGDAKALRERSRNYRNVFDKTKNFVRPRGSDGKWLEPFDPRAMGHSKKWRDFTESNAWQATFLNQHDVYAYMELFGGAKAFEQKLDALFAASSELPDDAPPDIAGMVGQYAFGNEPAHHVPYLYAYSGAHHKTQARVRMLLETMYLPAPDGLPGNEDCGQMSAWYVMSALGLYAVDPVSTNYVFGSPLLDRAEVQLGGNKSLIVQTQGNGPGKPYIQSVTWNGKPWTKSWISHAELTAGGTLSFQMGDKPNPSFGSALTDRPPAFGMPATQQAS
- a CDS encoding DUF4328 domain-containing protein, coding for MSGDDGVLADHRHKAGALPPRWASLSILAGLFGISAVVDITSLIADIVARTKDIHRMLQPIIVASPSSGGTSNAESMRPMGFQYWLDHLLQNMHYPLQVLLYILAACWLYQGIENLNARYASSIGKPARAAIWCLIPAVNLISSIFFLDRLWRASIDIHDWKQRSTPLLLPIWWMVWLASVLSIKLSIFLGNSIEYHIRFEKRLIEHDLISLLALVLSVIVVLRVTQAQRRQFGA